Below is a window of Pochonia chlamydosporia 170 chromosome 7, whole genome shotgun sequence DNA.
ggcAATACTGGCATGGCAAATGGAATGTCACCCGAACTGTCGGATGACgatatggatgatgatggagatgacCCCAATTCCAGGACAAAGATGACTGATGAAGAGAAACGCAAGAACTTTCTCGAACGTAATCGGTATGTTGACAACCTCGTTTTTATTTCATGCAAACACCTTGTGTGCTAACGCCGACATTTAGTGTTGCTGCTCTCAAGTGTCGTCAACGTAAGAAGCAGTGGCTTGCCAATCTGCAAAACAAGGTTGAGATGTACAGCAGCGAGAACGATGCCCTCACTGCTCAAATCACCCAGCTAAGAGAGGAAGTCGTGAACCTAAAGACCTTGTTGTTGGCGCACAAAGATTGCCCCGTTACTCAGCAACAAGGCCTTCACGGCGCCTTCATGTCCGGGGTTGTCGAGCCTTTTAATGCTCAGATGAATCCCTATGGAATGGCCGGCCCTATgcccaaccaacaacaggTCATGGCTGGTCAAGGAGTCCAACGCCGATTCTCATAGAACGAGACAGATCCAGTTGATGACCAGGACCCCTTTCTAGACAATTAACGACCGATATTGTCTCCCCCACCAGTCCTTGATTCTTTCATGGACGGGCTTCATGCGACTTTGTTGTGATGATCGGTGGGGTGGCACGGACTCTATAACCGGTCCCATCAAATCTAGCTTGTTCTGAGAGCCCAAGCgatgatgtgttgatgtGGTGATCCTCTTGCGGCGGAGGACATATACAATACATCTTTTCGGTCATATTTGCGTTGGCTTGTACAACAAACACATGATGAAATCTGGGACGCTTCCTTTGGGTTCGGTGAGCGGGGACAAGAGTGGGAAAAATCTATCGAGGCAGCACCGTAGCTGTCCTGCGCGACTTCATTCAGGCTAACGTGGCGTGGCATAGCCCCTCATTTAGAGAGGGATACAATATGTCAGCCTGTTGCATATCCAATTATGTACATTTAAAGCACACGCACATCAAAAGGTGTTTGACAGGGTGAGATTTTGAATTTGTTCGAGGCGTTGAGGAGGAACTTGTACTCTTGCGGGTAACGTACGTGGTGTTTTTAGGGTTCTAGTATTTTCCTCGGCAGCGTTAGGCAATATGAGGCTCCGATTATAGTATCATGTTGTGGTGACACTGAGAAAGCTTTTGAGACGATAGAAATGATAGGTATATATTGCAATGTAATATGTTATGAGGTTCAGGAAATACGGACTGGCTACCGTCTTTGACGATAATTCCATAAATTACGAGCGGTCTAGAACTGTCCGCTAACGTTACTGTTGCTCCTGTAGTACCGTTTCAGTGTTTCCTGTAATCGCGCGGCCGTTTTAAACGTTCGACTTGCATGAAAGCCAGCGTAATTTGAGAGGTCCAAAATGATGCCAAACAAGAAACATGGAGGAAGCTGTGAGAATTGATGGTCCAATCACAGCCGTTGGTGGATATTCTGCAAGAGTGGGGAGCAAATGGCCTAAAGGGGTTTAGCGGGATACTGGTGGTTCCCTCACCTCTCAAAGGTAAACAACAAGAGCCAAGTTCCTCTCCACGACAAGACTATCGCCATTCCCGAGCGCCCGGGCTTTCACACGACAGAACATCATTTCTCCCAGGGAAATAAGAATATCAAGCGCCAATTCAGCAGTTTAGGTGGACCAAGGGAAATTTTATTGCGCTGGGAGTTGGGCGAAACGCGACGCATTTTACGCGATTGTTGCGAGATTCCGAAGGTCAATCCggccatccatccaccacgcgacgacgacggcagCTGGGTGGCTgaccaccacaaccatcaccagccgACCTTTGTATTTTTTACGGCTCTCCACGCGAAATACAACATATACTCCATGAAGTCGCCCAATTAGCCATCCATGACGACTCTCGTGGCGACTCAACGGGCGCTAGAACACCTTAGCATGAGCAACCACCAAGATCGCCGACAACCCAAGCGCCCAGCCGGTAGGTCTATCGCGGGAAACAAAGGCATTGAGGGGATGTGCTGACATTGGACCAATAGCCGCGGCTGATTTTGAATGCGACGATGATTTCCAGTTTGTTCGaaaggcgaagaagacgaagacggaGGAGACTGGGCTTGGGAGCAGGACGACAAGACAGAGCCGGACAGGATCAGCACAGGCTGTGACGGAATCTACAGCGCCACCGACGAGAGATGCGGTTCCGTTATCAACGTCGGCGACACCGGGCAGACGGAAGTCTTCGCGACGGAAAGCAGCGGATGACGTACATCAAAATGAAGAGACTCAGGCTCCAAGGAGAGCAACGAGGAGAAGCACGCGTTCAGCTACGGCCGAAGCGGATCAAAGCGCGCAGGATTCACGACTGCATGGCAGAACAGGAACGAAAGTAGCGAGCCCGGATAGAGGACAGCCATCGAAACCACGACGATGGGAACCTTCACCAACGCCACGGAGACCGACAGAGACCAAGATTGCTGTTCCGATGAGCGACACTCCGATTATTAATCGAAATAAGGAGATGCGCAAGAAGGGCGGGAAAGGGAACAGACGGAGCAGTTTGGGATCCCGCGGGCGGAGAGCAAGCTCCCTCATACAGAATGGGCAAACAGCATTACCGCACCGCGACGTGGATACGTCGGAATTCTACAAACATATCCAGGCAGAGGCGGTGGAACCAGAGAGGATGCGATacttgttgatgtggtgCGGCAAGCGCGCATTACCAGATAAACCGCCTCACGGGACGCCGAATGCGAATGCAATACTGGGTGGTATGTACTTTGAATAGGTCGGGGGAAGTGAACTGAAGTTATTCTTGCTAACGGATCAACAGCACTAGCAATTCAAGACCAAATATCAAAAGACTTTGCTCAAAGAGGAGACTTTTCAAACTGGTTCAGCAGGGACGAAGACGGACCGAAGCAAGCGGCTATTCTAAAACCGAATCCCCGGAATATCGAACTAGACGAAAAGTTGGTCAATTTGGAAGCGAGGATAAAAAAGTAAGGACATTTCTTCGTACATACCGCAGAATCAAGCTAACAACCCACCAGGttacaagaagaaaaacaagcCTGGTTAGCAATACGGCAACCACCCCCAGACATCCCCCCCATATTCAACTCCTCCGAACCGCCGAAAATCGAACTCCCCGACTTCAACCTCCTGGAACCCGAAGATGTCAAAATACGGAGCTACCTCGCCGGCGAACTCGTCCCCTTTGCCGACATGCGCGCCAAGACAGAAGAGAGGATACGCAAAATCCAGTCATCTCTCGAGTTTGAAGTGGACCAGTTGGCGGACAATGTGCACAAATTAGAGCAAAGGGTGCTAGTGGCGGGCAGACAGGCCGATAAAGTGCTGCGTCATAGTGCGACGCGCCTGAAGGAGCGGGAGGATAGGGACAAGATGAGCGCTGGGACAAGGGATATGCCCTTGATGGAGGTGCTGAGGAGTCTGAGCAACATATTACCAGAGGGAGGGGGGTGAAATTGCCCAGTGTTCGAGGGCACCGCTTGTCACTTTATGAGTTTGATGACGCTACGAGGcatcttttctttttgttatTTGGTCACACACCACAGGGAGCAATTCCGGAAGGGAGGCATGGTGAATGGAAGGTTTTTCATGTCATTTGGGTAATGTGAGCGTTGGAGTAGGTAGGCTTTTTGGCATGGCGCATGGTTTGGTTGGACGGTGGGAATATATCATGTTGATACTGCTGAACTGCTTGACTGCTTAACTGGGTTGAGTGTCCGATGAAGTCTATTATTACGACCATATAGTACAACCACAGTATGCCACGTCTCTTACAAACCCATTTCTAGAGCCAACCAAATCTATCATACACCCATTCATCCCCATCAACGATCCTCCAACGCTGGCATAAACGCCATACCACCGCCCTCCCCCTCTGCACTCCTACTCCGAACATGCGTCCTCAGCATATCCAACACCTCACTGCCCCTCCACCTCACCGGCACAGGCCGATACGCCGGTCGAAAATTACCCACTGTCTGCGCCCACTCCCCCTTTGGAGGTTCCTCTCGTACAAACGCATCCCCTGCGGTAGACGCACTCACGTCAGACGGATTCGTAGACGTATACGAGTCAGAGGGCTCGCGCTGCGTAGCCCAGTAGTATATGTCCCAGTCATTTTCGTCGAGCAGCGAGTCGTACTGCGCGAGGAGGGGGCCCGACATGTTCTGCAGGTGGGATTTTGCGAATGTCGAGAGGAGGAGGTCTGATTCGAGGGTTCCTCGTTTGCGGGATTGGTCTGCGCTTGTTAGTGGAGGGAATAAAaacagaaagaaaaaagtatCAGAGGGAGAGGGACACGTACAGAGGAGGCGCGCGCGCTTGGTGTCGTCTGTTTCGTTGGTTCGCTTGATGGGGGCGACGCGGAATTTGATGCCTTGGAGTTCGCCGACGGCTAGTTCGGGGTGAGCCTTTGTGGAGGAGTGCCGGGTTAGGAGGGAAGAGCGCCGGATGGCGGTGCGTAGGAAGGACAtttttgtggttgttgtgctgtgctgcGATGTGAATTGGTTCAGATTTTGTATTGTGTCAAGGTaaggtgaggttgatggtgaagaagCCGAGTGGTACTTTGAGGTTGCCGAGAAGCCGAGTGGGCCTGTGGCGATGGATCTGGATCTGCGGCACGATCTATGGGAACTTGATGGTGCATGACTTGCTTGAATTTAATGGCCGTTTAATTGGCAGGCACTCATAGTAGCGAATATTCTCACTGGAATTTATCACATGTGCCATCTGCAGTACAGCAATCGTATTATGGCCGTCAGGTCTACCGTAAATGCTACCCACACAAACAGCCCACCACTTTTAATATCGATCTTTTAATATCCCCCCATCCCTTGTCGTCCATCATGATGTACAAACGCCAGCATGTCAGGTTATTACTTTGCCGCCCATAAAACAAAAACCGCAGGGCGGCCAACCCGTGAAACTACCCAGTTAGAGAAAAACCACCCCCCTCGCAACGACTCTAGTCCCTTGGAGTTTATTAAGCCTCCACATCTCCAAACGCTGGCAACGAGCCCAAAAAAGCATCAAGATGACATTGTTCCGTCCAGGGTACTAGATAAGATGCTTGGAGCGGAAATAGGCACGCAAGTACATAATCTGCCAAGCCCAAAGACCAATCAAAATCCACGTGGTCGTCACGCCAAACCACTTGACGCGGTTGTTGGTGCTCTCATTCGTATCGCGAAGCTTCTGCTCTCGCTGGCGGAGGTAGTCCATCTCGTGGACAATCTCCTCGGTCAATTCCTCGATACGGCGGAGTTCGGCCTCGACAGGCTTGAGCTTCTCGGTGGCCTGGATGGCGCTCCAGTCTTTGGCATcggcgccaatgtcaatgtcgaGCTCGACGTGGCGAGAGGCAGGGTTAGGTCGACGGGCTATATACAGTCAGCGTGCACTTCTCCCACAGCGAAGAAACACCGGTCCACGTACATCCTGAAAGCAGATTCTCAAAGCAGACATCAAAAGCAGCGTCAGTGTGAGACTGAAACGTCACTCTCGACTCGCCGACAATATCTCTAGGCCGTCCGTACTCGTTGCCCAACGCATCGCGGACCTAGCATCGAATTAGCATCTCTCCCCCTGGCAAACTCCTCTGGGTGTGGTTCGACGTACGTGCATATTGACAACCATTCCGTCGCCTTTGGAGCCGTCTATCTTAGCTGTAACCACAACCAGCGTCTCCTGTCCGACAAAGTTGCGGATACACCTCTCCTTCTTGTGGCTCTCGCCGCCGCTGTGCGCAACCAGATCAAACTTGAGGGCGTTGGCCACTccaaccagcaccagcaggcTGCAGAGCCATTGCAGCGTTGAGCGTTGTACTGCCATGGTTGTTGTGATGCGTCGATGAGCTTGACGTTGTTGACTTTGCAAAAAGGGATAACTGGACACGGAGGGAAAGGAGGTCGGTCCCATTACACTTTCACACAATCCACACCACAAAAGCACCACCTTGGCTCTGGCTTGTCAACTTGCAAGGTGTCGCGTTTGCGAAAATGGCATGGACTGAACGGGACCAGGGGCCATCCAATCAGAGCTGCCTCGGCCCAGGTGGCGCCGCAAGAATGTCAGAGGTCAAGAGTTCGATCTGAGGTCACGTGTGGGGTCAACCTCAGTCGTAGCCTTGCCTGGGACTGCATCAACGGCCGCGACGAGGCTTTGCTGAAAACACCATCGTGAGCTTCTGTAGCTTGAATCCTCGCATCTCCGGCACGAATTGCAGAGCAAAaccgccaaaatgccaaAATGTAAGTTTGCATCCATACACCATTCTCTCAGATACAATGTTCGCGCATGCTAACCAGCCAAATAGTCTTTTGTAAGCTCAATCCTCGCCACGTCCTGCCAAATCCCCTCGACCATACCAACTAACATATCCAGGCGACTACTGCGATGTCTACCTTACCCACGACTCCATGAGCGTGCGCAAGGCTCACAACAGCGGAAAGAACCATTTGCGCAATGTAGTAGACTACTATCAACGTACGAAACCACCTCCCCCACGAAAACCACACAACCAGCTAACTGGGCACAGAAATCGGCCACGAAAAGGCACAGTCGGTCATCGACTCCATCACTTCATCCTACGCCGCCGAAGGCCAAGCACACGCGAACCCAATGCTGCCGCAGAACCAGCCCGGCAATGCTTTCCCCCCGCCATTTCCCTTCCCAGGTACGATTACCAACAGACCCCCAGACCATACACAAATCAACTAACTATTTATCAGGCGGCCCTCCCCCATTTCCCGGCATGCCTGGTGCAGCTCCTGGCCAATTCCCTCATGGAATGCCCCCTCCTCCCGGCGGTGGTCGCGGCATGCCTCCTATGCCTCCTTTCCCACCTGGACCTAATGGATTACCTGTTCCTCCTCCCGGAGGCTTGCCCTTCCCTCCACCTCCCGGAGGTCTTCCTTTCCCCCCTCCAGGAGCTTCTGGCACTCCTCCGAATTTCCCTGGTGTGCCGGGAATGCCTCCTCCAGGTCAAGGCTTCCCACCTGGATCTGCTCCACCACCTGGTTTCCCCGGCGGACCTGGCGCGCCTGGACAGGACAGGAGGTAGAGACTACTGCCGAGGCAAACACGGGCAGGCGATAAATGATGGCATAATTGATTTTACTCGCGATTGCATTAGGGAGTTACTTGGCGTTACGGGTTGACTGGAATGTAAGAATTAAACATGAAACATGGCACGTTGATACCGATGCCAGTATGCACGGCCGAGAAGAGCTGGAGTAGGCAGACTCCTTAGGCATATTAGATGGAATCAAAATTTGAAAGACCGTTTTCATTGCGCACAAATTTTTGTTTCATTCCGCAAAGGGTTATGAATGGTAACACGACAGCACGTCATTTCCAGCACTCCGAAAATCTATAATACATGGACGCTCGTAAAAAATCTCGTCTGCAAAAATATGATGTTACGCTTCATGAGAGCAACAGCCACGCCCATGACGACTCATGGCAATTGAAGCAGCCCCAATCAAAAAAATCAAACAGATaccaaaccatcaaaatTCCTCAATCTCGCAATCATTATCGCATCAGCCGAATCAAAAGTAGGCGCCAAACGTTGTTGCCACCTAAGCTGGATATAAACCCTTCGTATCATAAAATTTCAATGGCATCGTAAAACATCAAAGTCATGTCGCTCGTAAATTGTCCTTCTGGACCATCCATGTGTGCGTCGTATCATATATCTGGGTCTCCCACGAACCATTCCCTCTCGATTTTGCCCGTTTTTACTTCAATAAAGTAGACATTTTTTCTGACACACGAATCCCTTCCCACCTGTGTTGTCTAAATCCGATCAGGGTAGTTTTTTGGAGGATCTTTGGTGGTATTGGTTCTGATgacatcgccaacaccatcgcGAACTTCTCTAGGTCCGCTAATCATCTGTCGAAGCTCCTGTGTTCGCTTCTCTCGTCTTCTCTCACTCCACATTCGCGACAGGTTGGGCAATCCTTCGAGTCTGCTGCTTAGCGAGGAAGACCGGCGTAGTTTCTCATGACTTGACCGCTTTCGCAAGGAATGACCACGCCAGAACCCCTTCCGTGGGTTGCCCTCCGATACCGGCCGTTGATAGTCGCGAGAATTCACACGATGCCTCAGCGATTCAGCGCTCGCTCGCCGACGCATCACTCTCAGATTCCCACTAGGTGTTCGTCGAATAGTGCGGCGTTCCGGCCCAATGACAAGGTCGGTTTGATATTGACTTCCGCGAGCTGGCATGATTGCAAATGTTTGCTTCAATTTTGTGCTAAGCCTCCGCTTTGGTGGCCTTGGTCGATTGTCGATTGGAGGATATCGATAGACTTCGGTGTCCCTTTCCTTCTCGTAGCGACACTCGTCACAATCACAGTTATCCTCAGGATCCCACTGTGGTCGCCAATGAGGATGCAGCTTATCCTGTTCCACAGGCTCGTCATCTCTTTCCCCGTAATATGGATCCATGTCGGGGTTGATCGATTTGGGTCCGATGGGATCAGAAAAGTTCCGAGGAGAtcgagagagagaaaaggtCCGAGTGAGGAAGCCTGGTTGCTTTGAAGCGGTTGGGGGATAGCTTATGGAGTGTCTTCGTCGACTAAAGGCTCTTCGAACAATAGAAGGCCGTCGGCTAGGTTTCTCGGCCACGGATTCATAGAAATCCCCCAGCTGTTTCGTCTTCTCTTCAGCCGGCGTGAGCCCCGAAGGTGTAGCggggatgaagttgatggccGGTGGGTGTACAGGCGGTTCCGGTGG
It encodes the following:
- a CDS encoding ERV25 protein (similar to Metarhizium acridum CQMa 102 XP_007810181.1); translation: MAVQRSTLQWLCSLLVLVGVANALKFDLVAHSGGESHKKERCIRNFVGQETLVVVTAKIDGSKGDGMVVNMHVRDALGNEYGRPRDIVGESRVTFQSHTDAAFDVCFENLLSGSRRPNPASRHVELDIDIGADAKDWSAIQATEKLKPVEAELRRIEELTEEIVHEMDYLRQREQKLRDTNESTNNRVKWFGVTTTWILIGLWAWQIMYLRAYFRSKHLI
- a CDS encoding U1 small nuclear ribonucleoprotein C (similar to Nectria haematococca (strain 77-13-4 / ATCC MYA-4622 / FGSC 9596 / MPVI) NECHADRAFT_80502); its protein translation is MPKFFCDYCDVYLTHDSMSVRKAHNSGKNHLRNVVDYYQQIGHEKAQSVIDSITSSYAAEGQAHANPMLPQNQPGNAFPPPFPFPGGPPPFPGMPGAAPGQFPHGMPPPPGGGRGMPPMPPFPPGPNGLPVPPPGGLPFPPPPGGLPFPPPGASGTPPNFPGVPGMPPPGQGFPPGSAPPPGFPGGPGAPGQDRR
- a CDS encoding Mis12-Mtw1 family protein (similar to Metarhizium acridum CQMa 102 XP_007810183.1); translated protein: MTTLVATQRALEHLSMSNHQDRRQPKRPAAAADFECDDDFQFVRKAKKTKTEETGLGSRTTRQSRTGSAQAVTESTAPPTRDAVPLSTSATPGRRKSSRRKAADDVHQNEETQAPRRATRRSTRSATAEADQSAQDSRLHGRTGTKVASPDRGQPSKPRRWEPSPTPRRPTETKIAVPMSDTPIINRNKEMRKKGGKGNRRSSLGSRGRRASSLIQNGQTALPHRDVDTSEFYKHIQAEAVEPERMRYLLMWCGKRALPDKPPHGTPNANAILGALAIQDQISKDFAQRGDFSNWFSRDEDGPKQAAILKPNPRNIELDEKLVNLEARIKKLQEEKQAWLAIRQPPPDIPPIFNSSEPPKIELPDFNLLEPEDVKIRSYLAGELVPFADMRAKTEERIRKIQSSLEFEVDQLADNVHKLEQRVLVAGRQADKVLRHSATRLKEREDRDKMSAGTRDMPLMEVLRSLSNILPEGGG
- a CDS encoding TPR repeat protein (similar to Metarhizium robertsii ARSEF 23 XP_007819163.1), giving the protein MSFLRTAIRRSSLLTRHSSTKAHPELAVGELQGIKFRVAPIKRTNETDDTKRARLLYQSRKRGTLESDLLLSTFAKSHLQNMSGPLLAQYDSLLDENDWDIYYWATQREPSDSYTSTNPSDVSASTAGDAFVREEPPKGEWAQTVGNFRPAYRPVPVRWRGSEVLDMLRTHVRSRSAEGEGGGMAFMPALEDR